The following is a genomic window from Candidatus Methanomethylicota archaeon.
TCAATATCTATGGCCAATCTAGGTATATCTGGAACTGGAATTAGGAATAATGGAAGCCAATCCTTAACGCAATCCAAAACCTCCTTAGGCTCACCATTAAAGAACTTCAGTATTTCTGAAGCTACGTCCATGGGAAACTCCATGGGTGCAGGCTTCAAATCCCCATCCACAACCATATAGTAAAGACCTGGAATTAATCCAGAATCATAAATGTAGCAATTATTGTATGGAATCCTATCCTCCCAAGCCTTTGGAAGAATCTCCCTAATACTCCTCTTCCTACCACCAATTGATAGGGGGTCTGATGCAACTATCTTGGAGAACTTTAAAACCCTATCCCTAAGGGGATCATACTTCTCAACCTCATAAACCCCCCTAAACCCCTTATGCGCTGCAACAGCATGCCTCTTAACCTGATCTGGCGTTAGATCCGTTAGGCAGTATGGCATGTGCCCAGTATTATCATGCCAATAATATATCTTACCATTGGATGGATCGTATAGTTTACATAAAGCCTTACCCACAGAACCATCATACATGACTGCAAGCAATACGCATGGACCAGTATTCTTAGGCTCCTCAACACTTATGGGAACTACCTCAAGCTCCTCCTCTTCAAAGGACTCCCTAAACTCCTCCTCTTCCTCCTCAGAGGGCTCCTCAACCCTCTCATCCAAACCTCCAACGCTCATACATCCTCTCCTTCCTCAAAACCTTCTTAACAGCTTTATAATGCTCTTCACACAAATACACTCTACGAGCAGAATTTGATGAAAGTTTAAATCCAAGCTTTGAAAGTGCATTGGAAACCTCCCTAACAGATAATGAGTTGGAAGCATTATTCACACAACCAGCAATACTACAACCAACACCCCTATCAATCTTACCCAAACACAATACACCAAATATAGAATAGTGAAGTGGGAGCTATAAATGTATAGTCGAAGCAAACCGTAGTCTAACATTTATAGAGAACACATTCAAGAATCCATCAACTTGCACAACCCAATACGACATTAGAATCAATTCTAAAACATACTGAGATAGCTACTCATATTTAGGGAGAAACACATTAAAAAGAATGCTTATCCATGGATTCATGGGGTATGCCAACATCAACTTTGCTTATAAGTTGACTTTTATAGAAAGATCTACTTCCCGTGAGGAAGTAACTTATTGAGGAGGAGATTAATGCAAGTATTATGGAACTTGGACCTACAGTTTCAGCGATTAGGGATATGCTTGTCAATAAGCTCTTACTCGTTGCAGCCAGTAGTGCGCTCATAGCCAATGTTACATATAAGATTGTTGGTTCGAGTCCCATTATCTGCGCATAAATCAGCCCAAGGGTTCCACCAACATAAATTGATGGAACGAAAAGCCCACCACTCCCACCGAAATTCAAGGTTAGACTTGTAGCTAAAATTTTGAGTATTAAAACTGCAATTAAAGTTGTAATGGATAAGCGCCCCAAATCCGTTGTAATTATCTTGTGGATGAAATCATAGCCAAGCCAAAGAACTTCTGGATGGAAAAACCCTATTAAGCCAAGAATCAATCCAGCAAATACGCACATTAAAAGTGGGGGGATTCTCATGGACAACCACATGCTCAAAGCATGCATTTTCTCAAATGTTTCCATAAATGCCAAAGCAACAAAGGCCGTCAAAACACCAATAAAAATTGCATGCATAAGCGTGGGGAAAGTTGGCGTTACAAGTGTGGATGATGAGAAAATAGTTTCAGTCCCAAGAGTCATGGCTGAAGTGAAGTAAGCGGTAACTGAAGCTATTGAAGCTGGAACGAAAACTTCAGTTTCAACATCCCTCCTATATGGTATCTCAAGTGCAAACAATATTCCAGTTAATGGAGCTTTAAATATGGCTGAGAACCCTGCAGCTGCACCACATAAAAACAAGGCCTTCACATCCTTCTGACTTAACCCCAGCCTCCTAGTAATGAAAGAGGAAATTCCACCTCCAAGTAGGAGGCTCGGCCCCTCCAACCCTGCACTTCCACCAAAACCTATGGTTATTGCTGAAGCCAGAGTTTTACTTACAGTATCCCTCAAACTTACAAAGCCACTTTTATGATGATACCTCTCAATTACAAGTTCAGTTCCACAACCGCACCCCTTACTATCTGCAAAGAGTTTTACAGTTAAGTATCCACTAAGAATTGCAATAACCGTGGAGGCGAAAATGAAAATTGGATCAAAATTTACTATCAACAGTGAAACATGGTTTAAGATTCTATATATGCAGACCATGACAAATACAGCTAAACCAATCACAAAACCTAAGAGTATAGGCAAAAGCCAATACTTTTCCAACTCGAGAAATCTTCCACGGCAAAATGTCAACGCCACTCACCTAAAATGCCCATTGGAAACAAATTGGGAGATATAAGGATTCCGTTCTAGTCTAACGTTAACTTTCATCCCTTCACTCTCATACCCCTTGACCACTATTACTAAACGATGTTACATACGTCTTCCTAGCATCATTTACTTCTGAAATCTTTAAATCGTTTCACGGTAATGAGCAGTATTATGAGTGCTATTGATTCAATGGATATAGTGAATAATGATAGGTAGCTGGTGAGATTTTGGTAGAGATAACCATAAGCTATTGTTCCAGACATCCAAGCTGTCCCATAAAATAAGCCGAAAACACCATAACCATATGCCCTCCCCTCTGGTGGTAAGATGTCGGCTATTGCTGCACGTGCAGTACTCTCATATATCCCCATCACAGCACCCCAAAAGATACTTGCAAACAACACTGAAACAAAGCTCTTCATAAAGATCATTGGAACTATTAATGCAGCGGATACTGGCGTTATGAGTAATGATACTAAACCAATTTTATCATATATCAATCCAACTGGAAATGCTAGGAGACCATCAACAAGC
Proteins encoded in this region:
- a CDS encoding chloride channel protein: MTFCRGRFLELEKYWLLPILLGFVIGLAVFVMVCIYRILNHVSLLIVNFDPIFIFASTVIAILSGYLTVKLFADSKGCGCGTELVIERYHHKSGFVSLRDTVSKTLASAITIGFGGSAGLEGPSLLLGGGISSFITRRLGLSQKDVKALFLCGAAAGFSAIFKAPLTGILFALEIPYRRDVETEVFVPASIASVTAYFTSAMTLGTETIFSSSTLVTPTFPTLMHAIFIGVLTAFVALAFMETFEKMHALSMWLSMRIPPLLMCVFAGLILGLIGFFHPEVLWLGYDFIHKIITTDLGRLSITTLIAVLILKILATSLTLNFGGSGGLFVPSIYVGGTLGLIYAQIMGLEPTILYVTLAMSALLAATSKSLLTSISLIAETVGPSSIILALISSSISYFLTGSRSFYKSQLISKVDVGIPHESMDKHSF